A portion of the Podospora pseudoanserina strain CBS 124.78 chromosome 2, whole genome shotgun sequence genome contains these proteins:
- a CDS encoding hypothetical protein (EggNog:ENOG503P3AC; COG:S), whose translation MPGVITPRKTRSTVKGTKVPPATSSIANLTKISKLSTLGKDVTSEKQATTGTIFGRTSNIEIVLTTKKRKVQDEVEPTPKKQCREPESRPITTTTPVSKRKKTVTFDLTENSAPAKPTPKRAAPASTPSKKRSYQADDETDASSHTSALLERLNILSPIPKRTKTVVTPAQNDYGLPQELLDLLDMQTAFLKTLNMEYAHNGTNSPIDLRNLYPSVTRTWGKRRVLLVDIQRLLGVLNWTPAKSSPEPLFILSDYGRQKICIHFSPSLPAGPIREADLNMDFKSNLRTLWMSSNKNVTLFLGTLPKAPIKKCESLLKAAIPKQTTLDSLKAGIQARKEAEQAAKEEAAKKLEQAVKPDGTKMTLLERIKMKEVELKNMPVGPTPQELQRQAALHRAEDVAAVIGMLCKASGGQARVSFTMQQVLTKLKDSLRTPISREDAEICVRLLAAEVTAEWIRVVKLGAREMVVVTVAGQPSLTVLKERVGKLLG comes from the coding sequence ATGCCTGGTGTAATAACTCCCCGTAAGACGCGGTCGACCGTCAAGGGCACCAAGGTCCCTCCTGCCACGTCGAGTATTGCCAACTTAACAAAGATCTCCAAGCTCTCGACCCTTGGGAAGGACGTCACTTCCGAGAAGCaggccaccaccggcaccatctTTGGTCGCACCTCCAACATTGAGATTGTCCTCACCacaaagaagaggaaggttCAGGACGAGGTCGAGCCCACACCCAAGAAGCAATGTCGGGAGCCCGAGTCGAGACCAATCACGACTACCACTCCTGTTTCGAAAAGGAAGAAGACTGTCACATTCGACCTGACTGAGAACTCCGCCCCGGCCAAGCCAACTCCAAAACGCGCCGCTCCGGCATCCACACCCAGCAAGAAGCGGTCATACCAAGCCGACGACGAGACCGATGCCTCTTCTCACACCTCGGCTCTTCTGGAACGTCTCAACATCCTATCCCCCATCCCGAAGCGCACCAAGACAGTTGTCACCCCAGCCCAAAATGATTACGGCCTCCCCCAagagctcctcgacctcctcgacatgcagaccgccttcctcaagaCCCTGAACATGGAATACGCCCACAATGGcaccaactcccccatcGACCTCCGCAACCTCTACCCCAGTGTCACCCGCACCTGGGGAAAGCGTAGAGTATTACTCGTCGACATTCAACGTCTGCTCGGAGTCCTAAACTGGACACCCGCCAAGTCCTCCCCCGAacccctcttcatcctctccgaCTATGGCCGCCAGAAAATCTGCATCCacttctccccatccctgCCTGCGGGCCCGATCAGAGAGGCCGACTTGAATATGGATTTCAAGTCCAACCTCCGCACGTTGTGGATGTCCTCCAACAAGAAtgtcaccctcttcctcggcaccctccccaagGCTCCAATCAAGAAGTGCGAGAGCCTTCTCAAGGCCGCGATCCCAAAGCAGACAACCCTTGACTCCCTCAAGGCTGGTATCCAAGCCAGAAAAGAAGCCGAGCAAGCCGCCAAGGAGGAAGCCGCCAAGAAACTAGAGCAGGCGGTTAAGCCTGACGGAACAAAGATGACGCTGCTGGAGCGGatcaagatgaaggaggtggagctgAAGAATATGCCCGTGGGTCCTACGCCTCAGGAGCTGCAGAGGCAGGCGGCGCTTCACAGGGCGGAGGATGTGGCGGCCGTGATTGGGATGTTGTGCAAGGCCAGTGGTGGGCAGGCGAGGGTGTCATTTACGATGCAGCAGGTCCTGACCAAGCTGAAGGATTCGCTGAGGACGCCGATTAGCAGGGAGGATGCGGAGATTtgtgtgaggttgttggcggcggaggtgacGGCCGAGTGGATTAGGGTTGTGAAGctgggggcgagggagatggtggttgttACTGTTGCTGGGCAGCCTAGTCTGacggtgttgaaggagagggttggcaagttgttgggttga
- the STE7 gene encoding MAP kinase kinase (MEK) (COG:T; EggNog:ENOG503NXES), with the protein MADAFAPRSMKRKNVKGLALTPAAPKPPPTAENARPKGEDEQLEIGIEFNLDLKPEDLEIIKDLGAGNGGTVSKVKHIPTNTVMARKIIHVEAKKEMRKRIVRELQIMRGCHSDYIVTFYGAFLNENNDVIMCMEYMDVGSLDRVSRVFGPVRVDVLGKIAEATLGGLTYLYSKHHIMHRDIKPSNILVNSRGSIKLCDFGVSGELINSIADTFVGTSTYMAPERIQGEKYTVKSDVWSFGLSIMELAIGKFPFAAADQLSDAESAPAGILDLLQQIVHEPAPRLPKSDAFPQILDDMIQKCLYKEPERRPTPQELFDRDPFVQAAKRTPVDLREWACGLMDRDNRKSHLAPQLSPAIQDLLRSSDSPSYSAQNEGGVQQTPTSAYRHDPRHAAAADQSALAAQVERMYIRDWDRE; encoded by the exons ATGGCTGACGCATTCGCCCCGCGCTCTATGAAGCGCAAGAACGTCAAGGGTCTTGCTCTGACACCTGCCGCCCCTAAGCCTCCCCCGACCGCCGAGAATGCTCGCCCAAAGGGGGAAGACGAACAGCTAGAAATTGGTATCGAGTTCAACTTGGACTTGAAGCCTGAAGACCTGGAGATCATCAAGGATCTTGGAGCTGGCAATGGTGGAACCGTCAGCAAAGTCAAGCATATCCCGACCAACACAGTGATGGCCCGCAAG ATCATTCAtgtcgaggccaagaaggagatgcgGAAGCGCATAGTTCGTGAGCTTCAGATTATGCGTGGCTGCCATTCCGACTACATCGTGACCTTCTACGGCGCTTTCCTGAACGAGAACAACGATGTGATCATGTGCATGGAGTACATGGATGTCGG CTCTCTGGACCGGGTATCACGAGTATTCGGTCCCGTCCGTGTGGATGTTCTGGGCAAGATCGCCGAGGCGACTCTTGGAGGTCTTACATACCTCTACTCAAAACACCACATCATGCACCGCGACATCAAGCCCTCCAACATCCTCGTTAACTCGCGAGGATCCATCAAGCTCTGCGATTTTGGCGTATCCGGTGAGCTCATCAACTCGATCGCTGACACCTTTGTCGGTACGTCGACATACATGGCCCCTGAAAGAATTCAGGGTGAGAAGTATACGGTCAAGTCAGATGTGTGGAGTTTCGGCTTGTCCATCATGGAACTGGCTATTGGAAAGTTCCCATTCGCCGCAGCGGACCAACTCTCTGATGCCGAGAGCGCCCCTGCCGGTATTCTTGACCTGCTTCAGCAGATTGTACACGAGCCCGCGCCCAGGCTACCCAAGAGCGACGCCTTCCCTCAGATTCTTGATGATATGATTCAGAAGTGTCTGTACAAGGAACCCGAGCGCCGACCAACCCCTCAAGAGCTTTTT GACCGCGATCCTTTTGTACAAGCAGCCAAGAGAACACCTGTGGATCTGAGAGAATGGGCCTGCGGTCTTATGGATAGGGACAACCGCAAGTCCCATCTGGCACCGCAGCTCTCTCCAGCTATCCAGGATCTCCTGCGCTCCAGTGATTCGCCATCGTACTCAGCACAGAATGAGGGGGGGGTTCAGCAAACACCCACTTCAG CGTACCGACACGACCCCCGCCACGCAGCGGCAGCGGATCAATCAGCCTTGGCCGCGCAGGTGGAGCGAATGTACATCCGGGACTGGGACCGCGAGTAG
- a CDS encoding hypothetical protein (COG:S; EggNog:ENOG503NWXR), whose protein sequence is MSSSPTLPSPGQWPPRRPSKRSKLRNGTFIIPATGERSRRVLTLRTNSSGLSSQTDGTRSRSLSGLTTFPYEQTSFSDRFSHLARQTREKCAWILRWLDSPVGHGVVKCTLAYTLGSLATFWAPISDWLGRPDGKHVVATLTVYFHPARSAGSMIEAVLIAIVAVVYAQIVSILSMATSVLVGGQWHCVPLAHALVLAVFIGGGFGFIGWVKQRMGNPLVDVGSTLASLAIIGVVTKETAVLTGVFSNQKIIQILKMFFLGVSATTAVNLLVWRISARSLLRDTMTKSSTSLGHMLALITSGFLSGSEEDVTSGQFAAASAAYNQVYPQMIKNLRESKFERYLLGQEKLYQLDRAVVRSMERLAQSIGGLRSAANTQFALLRESMMQGSGMMSPAASLYSPVLQRTLSNTLKSGKGFGILSAIDEASDESNEDERGRVKDRRRSDATTASIPFRNSSDIFELFINLLGPSMKSLAYTLSEVLRDPPFGTAPDYEITINDHFRQSLTDALSLFNGARADALQELYKHIELDRTRSASIQADFEEVAAACGHFSFSLQAFGEEMQKYLDVLDDLKFANEHRLRSWHWMKWWGNRRGYNNRKITLPFDHAERETLIKPIKKSQMPRGIADSMVQRRDTYAWSAVPGTNKVIATLSQRLLRVLRKVARDDIRFGLKVGAGAAFWAMFAFIPQTKDTYQHWRGEWGLLSFMIVCSMTVGASNTTGWARFMGTVAGISASGFNWTISQGSALALIPLGAMVAFWAFVVIVAWGKAPLGRITLLAYNVSTLYAYSLSQKVDDDDDDEGGSNPIIGEILLHRFVAVTAGILWGLIICRLVWPISARKKFKEGLSMLYLQMGLIWKRGPLAILLRSDCSRSYLRSGEQAALQKYAARLDALRGSATNEFELRGPFPAEQSARLMGCAHRLLDAFYAMSLVTQRKGSLTEGERALLMYTADERAQLCERICHVFQVLASSLMLEYPLTDAVPSVDRTRDRLLAKIFQFRKEHNPSVVLDYSSSNAGSGSIGSSGMGFGGLLGKLSHLNVEERDYALLYAYALVTGQVSEELKVVAKEIEGLFGVLDEDALLLQ, encoded by the exons ATGAGCTCCTCTCCGACACTGCCTTCGCCAGGCCAATGGCCACCGCGAAGGCCCTCCAAAAGAAGT AAACTGCGCAATGGCAccttcatcatccccgccaCCGGCGAGCGCTCCCGCCGCGTCTTGACCCTCCGCACCAACAGCTCCGGCCTATCCTCCCAAACCGACGGCACCCGTTCCCGCTCCCTCTCGggcctcaccaccttcccctACGAACAAACATCCTTCTCCGACCGTTTCTCCCACCTTGCGCGACAAACCCGCGAGAAATGCGCCTGGATCCTCCGCTGGCTCGACTCGCCCGTCGGCCACGGCGTGGTGAAATGCACGCTGGCGTACACACTCGGCAGTCTGGCTACCTTCTGGGCGCCCATCTCCGACTGGTTGGGCCGGCCGGACGGTAAGCACGTGGTGGCCACGCTGACTGTTTATTTTCATCCAGCGAGGTCCGCCGGCTCGATGATTGAGGCGGTGCTGATTGCCATTGTTGCAGTGGTGTATGCGCAGATTGTCTCGATTTTGTCCATGGCGACTTCGGTGCTGGTGGGAGGGCAGTGGCATTGTGTTCCCTTGGCGCATGCGCTGGTGCTGGCCGTCTTCATagggggaggatttgggtTTATTGGTTGGGTGAAGCAGCGGATGGGGAATCCGTTGGTGGATGTGGGGAGTACGCTGGCTTCGTTGGCGATTATTGGGGTGGTGACCAAGGAGACGGCGGTGTTGACGGGGGTGTTTTCGAATCAAAAGATCATTCAGATTCTCAAGATGTTCTTTTTGGGGGTCAGTGCTACTACCGCGGTTAACCTTTTGGTGTGGAGGATTTCGGCGAGATCGTTGTTGAGGGACACCATGACCAAGTCTTCGACTTCGCTGGGACACATGTTGGCCTTGATTACGAGTGGGTTTCTCAGTGGCtcagaggaggatgtcacGTCGGGCCAGTTTGCGGCTGCTTCAGCTGCGTACAACCAGGTGTATCCTCAGATGATTAAGAACCTACGGGAGTCCAAGTTTGAGCGGTATCTTCTGGGTCAGGAGAAGCTGTACCAGCTTGACAGAGCTGTTGTAAGGTCTATGGAAAGGTTGGCACAGTCGATTGGTGGGCTCAGGAGCGCGGCCAACACGCAGTTTGCGCTGTTGAGAGAGTCGATGATGCAGGGGTCTGGAATGATGTCTCCGGCGGCGTCGCTCTACTCACCCGTCTTGCAGCGGACGTTGTCAAACACCCTTAAGAGCGGGAAAGGGTTTGGTATTTTGTCCGCGATTGACGAGGCGTCAGACGAGAGCAACGAGGACGAGAGAGGCCGTGTTAAGGACCGGCGTCGGTCGGATGCTACGACTGCTAGCATCCCGTTCCGCAACTCTTCTGATATCTTTGAGCTCTTTATCAACCTGCTGGGTCCGTCGATGAAGTCCTTGGCGTATACGCTCTCCGAGGTGCTGCGCGACCCACCATTTGGCACGGCCCCCGACTACGAAATCACTATCAATGATCACTTCCGCCAGAGTCTTACCGATGCTCTGTCACTCTTCAACGGGGCAAGGGCGGACGCTCTTCAGGAGTTGTACAAGCACATCGAGCTGGATCGTACGAGATCGGCCAGTATCCAAGCCGACTTTGaagaggtggcggcggcatgCGGCCACTTCAGTTTTAGCCTGCAggcgtttggggaggagatgcaAAAGTACCTCGACGTGCTGGATGACTTGAAGTTCGCCAATGAGCACAGGTTACGGAGCTGGCATTGGATGAAGTGGTGGGGCAACCGACGCGGATACAACAACCGCAAGATCACGTTGCCGTTTGACCATGCGGAACGGGAGACGCTGATCAAGCCGATCAAGAAGAGCCAGATGCCGAGGGGTATTGCGGATTCCATGGTGCAGAGACGTGATACGTATGCATGGAGCGCTGTTCCTGGGACGAACAAGGTTATTGCTACGCTCTCCCAGAGGCTTCTCCGGGTGTTGAGAAAGGTGGCGAGGGATGACA TCCGGTTCGGCTTAAAAGTCGGGGCTGGAGCAGCATTTTGGGCCATGTTTGCCTTCATTCCGCAAACTAAGGATACTTACCAGCACTGGAGAGGCGAATGGGGTCTGCTGTCGTTCATGATCGTGTGCTCCATGACGGTTGGCGCATCCAACACCACAGGCTGGGCCAGATTTATGGGAACGGTGGCCGGTATCTCAGCATCGGGCTTCAACTGGACTATCAGCCAAGGCAGCGCACTGGCACTTATCCCCCTCGGAGCCATGGTGGCCTTCTGGGCCTTTGTCGTCATTGTCGCTTGGGGTAAGGCTCCGCTGGGTAGAATCACGCTCCTCGCCTACAACGTTTCGACCCTGTACGCCTACAGCCTGTCGCAAAAGgtggatgacgacgacgacgatgaaggcgGCTCGAATCCCATCATTGGGgaaatcctcctccatcgtTTCGTGGCTGTCACGGCTGGTATCTTGTGGGGATTGATCATTTGCCGGCTGGTGTGGCCCATATCGGCACGCAAAAAGTTCAAGGAGGGCTTGAGCATGTTGTACTTGCAAATGGGGCTCATCTGGAAGCGAGGACCGCTGGCTATCCTGCTCAGGAGCGATTGTTCCCGGTCCTATCTACGGTCTGGTGAGCAGGCTGCTCTCCAAAAATACGCCGCCCGGCTGGATGCCCTTCGTGGGAGCGCGACCAATGAGTTCGAGCTCCGAGGTCCCTTTCCAGCCGAACAATCCGCTCGTCTGATGGGCTGTGCGCACCGGCTCTTGGACGCATTTTACGCCATGTCACTGGTCACGCAGAGGAAGGGCAGTTTAACAGAGGGGGAGCGAGCGCTGCTGATGTACACGGCTGACGAGAGAGCGCAACTGTGCGAACGCATCTGTCATGTGTTCCAAGTGCTGGCTTCTTCCCTGATGCTGGAGTACCCCCTGACGGACGCGGTGCCGAGTGTTGACCGGACGAGGGACAGGCTGCTGGCCAAGATTTTCCAATTCCGAAAGGAACACAATCCTAGCGTGGTGCTGGACTATTCTTCTTCTAATGCGGGAAGTGGTAGTATCGGGTCGTCGGGGATGGGGTTCGGAGGACTGCTGGGTAAGCTGTCGCATTTGAAcgtggaggagagagatTATGCTCTGCTGTATGCATATGCCTTGGTAACAGGGCAGGTGTCGGAGGAGCTTAAGGTGGTGgccaaggagattgaggggttgtttggtgtgttggatgaggatgcgCTTTTGTTGCAGTAA
- the SPT6 gene encoding Transcription elongation factor spt6 (EggNog:ENOG503NUPH; BUSCO:EOG09260492; COG:K) — MSNDLRNLIDGEAELDDEDDDASFDEEAGEGRRDKPLIDDSSEEEDDDDDEEEARRIREGFIVDEDEEEEEDEDVEERRNRKRRRRAEREEEQLDEEDLDLIGEANPDWGRKAQPQQNKFKRLKRGHRDEDRGSERRGLAEIFSDDDEEMADDRAYGRQSHRQADEFDDFIEEDYPEDDEERIQRQEDMEVARPRDKGLTVDTTGLDKEALDDMEAIFGNGEDYDWALQMEEEEEEREREEQQIELKDVFEPSQLKEKLLTDEDNEIRVNDDPERFQLDRKPFQHQQTSAEGFKEEARWITNLILPHKRLSSDLHGPLTKAVCQVLEFFVIDAYEVPFVFQQRRDYLIHAKKSRNLDRDDPDAPAFNIDAEKLLNQDDLWRILELDIKFRSLVEKRTVLEKSYNSLKEKLNIQDDIIESMTRAAETTEELQDLQDYFNFRYSAEIKQAAAMAAQEEGHQTEHLKRPGTKTALFERIRKSKAYEFVQALGISPDQLARNALQDGRRVSSDDNPQDPISLADSLVDNFFYTSEQVTNAARQMYAEELFVSPRMRKFFRKNYYGTGIVNCRRTEKGLRKIDESHPYYEIKYLVNYSIMDFVDRPEVFLKMMKAEEEGLVEIRVELSNERSFRKNLYQDFVSDNFSSLADAWNGEREKVLDMAINRLHKVIEKGVKESIRTACQERLLQACREEYSKRLDQAPIKPKGMVLGTVPRVLVLTNGMGDPGRDPIYWACMDEHGKVNEYGTFNNLARDENQREEFASLCVRKEFDMVGICGFSADTQRLIKDVEGLISDKGLMGPPYPDPKTDESRVDLLDVVVVNDEVARLYKDSPRGVTDHPTLNPLTRYCIALARYMQNPLKEYAALGKDVISLSIHPYQQYLPQDKLLKQLETAMVDMVNLIGVEINEAMKDPYTANLLPYIAGLGPRKAQLLIKGINANGGVVNARDELVGDFSRHKIPVLGPRVWNNAASFLYIEYDSTHPDSDPLDNTRIHPEDYDLARKVAADALGLDEEDVKAETDLNGPAAIVRKLFNDDVQEKVNELILEEYAEQLEREYSQRKRATLEAIRAELQVPFEELRKNFVTLTGDQIFTMFTGETRESLCEGMIVPVNVRVVKDDFAIVKLDCGIEGRIEAHETSHRHSVKDVLSVGQTVQAKLIDVNRKDMTCKLTMREEEMRRPYRKNYDHGRDQWDYRLEDADREELREKDRVTGRTQRVIKHPLFKPFNSTQAEEYLGGQPPGEVVIRPSSKGNDHLTITWKVADGVHQHIDVLELQKDNEFSVGKVLKVGSKYTYTDLDELIVDHVKAMAKKVDELMQHEKFQKGSRADLEKWLTTYIDANPTRSTYAFCIDKKHPGYFHLCFKASKNSKVNGWVVRVVPHAYELMKNAYPDMRALTNGFKLRYQSEMLKMQQGGGGGGGQRR, encoded by the exons ATGAGCAACGACTTGCGCAACTTGATCGATGGcgaggccgagctcgatgacgaggatgatgatgcctcctttgatgaggaggccggcgagggcCGTAGGGACAAGCCCTTAATCGATGATTCcagcgaggaagaagatgatgacgatgatgaggaagaagctaGAAGA ATTCGAGAAGGTTTCATTgtcgatgaggacgaggaggaagaggaggacgaagatgtCGAAGAACGACGCAACAGAAAGAGGCGTCGGAGAgctgaaagagaagaagagcaactcgatgaagaagatctCGATCTCATCGGTGAAGCAAACCCAGACTGGGGACGCAAGGCACAGCCCCAG CAAAACAAGTTCAAGCGGCTGAAGCGCGGCCATCGCGATGAGGATCGTGGCTCCGAACGCCGCGGCCTGGCCGAGATCTTTtccgacgatgacgaagaaaTGGCCGACGACCGAGCCTATGGCCGCCAGAGCCACCGCCAAGCCGACGAGTTTGATGACTTCATCGAGGAAGACTACcccgaagatgatgaggagcgCATCCAACGCCAGGAGGATATGGAAGTTGCCCGGCCGAGAGATAAGGGTCTCACCGTCGATACGACTGGTCTGGATAAGGAGGCGCTTGACGACATGGAAGCTATTTTCGGAAATGGCGAAGACTACGACTGGGCTCTGCagatggaggaagaagaggaggagcgcgaACGTGAAGAGCAGCAGATCGAGCTCAAGGATGTTTTTGAGCCGTCGCAactcaaggagaagctcctTACCGACGAGGACAACGAGATTCGCGTCAACGACGACCCAGAGCGTTTCCAACTGGATCGCAAGCCTTTCCAACATCAGCAAACTTCGGCCGAAGggttcaaggaggaggccagaTGGATTACCAACCTCATCTTGCCACACAAGCGCCTTTCAAGTGATCTTCACGGACCGTTGACCAAGGCTGTGTGCCAGGTACTCGAGTTCTTCGTCATCGACGCCTATGAAGTGCCCTTTGTTTTTCAGCAACGCCGAGACTACCTCATTCATGCCAAGAAGTCACGAAACTTGGATCGTGATGATCCGGATGCTCCCGCATTCAACATTGATGCCGAAAAGTTGCTTAACCAGGATGATCTCTGGCGCATTCTTGAGTTGGATATCAAGTTCCGGTCCCTGGTTGAGAAGAGAACAGTGCTCGAGAAATCATACAACAGCTTGAAAGAGAAGCTCAACATCCAGGACGACATCATCGAAAGCATGACTCGTGCGGCCGAAACGACAGAAGAGTTGCAGGATCTACAGGATTACTTCAACTTCCGGTACTCTGCCGAAATCAAGCAGGCTGCTGCCATGGCCGCTCAGGAGGAGGGTCACCAGACCGAACACCTCAAGCGTCCGGGCACCAAGACAGCCCTCTTTGAGCGCATCAGGAAGTCCAAGGCCTACGAGTTCGTGCAGGCACTCGGCATCTCGCCTGATCAACTTGCCAGAAACGCGCTACAAGACGGAAGGAGGGTTTCATCTGATGACAATCCCCAGGACCCCATCTCGCTCGCGGATAGTTTAGTGGACAACTTTTTCTACACGTCCGAACAGGTCACCAACGCGGCCCGCCAGATGTACGCAGAAGAGCTCTTCGTCAGCCCCCGGATGCGCAAATTCTTCCGTAAAAACTACTATGGCACTGGCATTGTGAACTGCCGTCGCACAGAAAAAGGTCTCAGGAAGATCGACGAGTCTCATCCATATTACGAGATCAAGTATCTTGTCAACTACAGCATCATGGATTTCGTGGATCGGCCCGAGGTGttcttgaagatgatgaaggcagaagaagaaggcctggTGGAAATTCGCGTCGAGCTCAGCAACGAGCGTAGCTTTAGGAAGAATCTTTACCAAGATTTCGTATCCGACAACTTCAGCTCGCTGGCTGATGCGTGGAAtggggagagagaaaaagttCTCGACATGGCCATTAACCGTCTCCACAAGGTGATTGAGAAGGGTGTCAAGGAATCCATACGGACTGCGTGCCAGGAACGGCTTCTCCAAGCCTGCCGTGAGGAGTATTCTAAGCGTCTCGATCAAGCTCCGATCAAGCCCAAGGGCATGGTTCTCGGCACAGTACCTCGAGTGCTTGTTCTCACCAACGGCATGGGTGACCCCGGCCGCGACCCTATCTACTGGGCGTGTATGGACGAGCATGGCAAGGTGAATGAGTATGGCACCTTTAACAACCTGGCTCGGGATGAGAACCAACGCGAGGAGTTTGCTTCGCTTTGCGTACGGAAGGAGTTTGACATGGTCGGTATTTGTGGCTTTTCGGCAGACACACAACGACTCATCAAAGACGTCGAGGGCCTCATCAGCGACAAGGGTCTTATGGGCCCACCCTACCCTGACCCGAAAACTGACGAGAGTCGTGTCGATCTCTTGGACGTTGTGGTCGTCAACGATGAGGTTGCGCGCCTGTACAAGGACAGCCCTCGGGGCGTCACAGACCACCCCACGTTGAATCCTCTTACTCGGTACTGTATCGCTTTGGCTCGGTACATGCAAAATCCGCTGAAGGAATATGCCGCTCTTGGCAAGGATGTGATCTCGTTGTCGATCCACCCATACCAGCAATATCTCCCGCAAGACAAGCTCCTCAAGCAGTTGGAGACGGCGATGGTTGATATGGTCAACCTTATCGGTGTTGAAATCAACGAAGCTATGAAGGATCCATATACCGCAAACTTGCTTCCCTATATCGCTGGTCTTGGCCCTCGCAAGGCACAGCTTTTGATCAAGGGAATCAATGCCAACGGCGGTGTCGTCAATGCTCGTGACGAACTGGTTGGTGATTTCTCTCGCCACAAGATCCCAGTGTTAGGCCCAAGAGTGTGGAACAATGCCGCAAGCTTCCTCTACATCGAATACGACTCTACCCATCCTGACTCGGATCCACTGGATAACACACGTATCCATCCCGAGGACTACGACCTGGCTCGCAAGGTCGCCGCCGATGCCTTGGGTCtcgacgaagaggatgtCAAGGCCGAGACGGACCTTAATGGACCAGCCGCTATCGTTCGCAAACTCTTCAATGATGATGTCCAAGAAAAGGTGAATGAGCTGATCCTCGAGGAGTACGCCGAGCAGTTGGAGCGCGAGTACTCGCAACGGAAGCGCGCCACGCTTGAGGCTATCAGGGCAGAGCTGCAAGTGCCGTTTGAAGAGCTTCGCAAGAACTTTGTAACTCTTACTGGCGACCAGATCTTCACCATGTTCACCGGTGAGACCAGGGAGTCGCTTTGCGAGGGTATGATTGTACCAGTCAATGTCCGCGTTGTGAAGGATGACTTCGCTATCGTCAAGCTCGACTGCGGCATCGAAGGCAGAATTGAGGCTCATGAAACCTCGCACCGCCACTCCGTCAAGGATGTTTTGAGCGTGGGCCAGACGGTTCAAGCCAAGCTCATCGACGTCAACCGCAAGGACATGACCTGCAAGCTCACCATGCGGGAAGAGGAGATGCGCAGACCTTATCGCAAGAACTATGATCACGGCCGGGATCAATGGGATTATAGACTGGAAGATGCCGACCGTGAAGAGCTGCGCGAGAAGGACAGGGTGACGGGACGCACTCAGAGGGTCATCAAGCACCCGCTTTTCAAGCCTTTCAACAGCACCCAGGCCGAGGAATATCTCGGCGGGCAACCCCCCGGAGAGGTTGTCATTCGGCCATCGTCCAAGGGTAATGACCACCTTACCATCACGTGGAAGGTGGCCGACGGTGTCCACCAGCATATTGACGTGCTGGAGCTCCAAAAGGACAATGAATTCTCTGTGGGCAAGGTCCTCAAGGTCGGGAGCAAGTACACATACACCGATCTGGACGAGTTGATTGTCGACCACGTCAAGGCCATGGCGAAGAAGGTCGATGAGCTGATGCAGCATGAGAAGTTCCAGAAGGGATCGCGTGCCGATCTTG AAAAATGGCTCACAACATATATCGATGCCAATCCAACTCGTTCCACCTACGCCTTCTGCATCGACAAGAAGCACCCGGGCTATTTCCACCTGTGCTTCAAGGCGTCCAAGAATTCCAAAGTCAACGGATGGGTGGTCCGTGTCGTACCCCATGCTTACGAGCTGATGAAGAACGCCTACCCGGATATGAGAGCTCTCACGAACGGGTTCAAGCTCCGGTATCAAAGCGAAATGCTGAAGATGCAGcagggtggcggtggaggagggggccaGAGACGCTAG